In Anopheles gambiae chromosome 2, idAnoGambNW_F1_1, whole genome shotgun sequence, a single window of DNA contains:
- the LOC1281077 gene encoding zinc finger FYVE domain-containing protein 1 isoform X3 has product MMQAEDSESLSWISDKPPTTDGTLAVQPPDVVSGPFTSLTLDMTDTDDIDDRRSPAMNGAGGPTDTAGTKKERSFLLMDEQERICVRSAEQFCKRLSVSPDAKLKVVSIFGNTGDGKSHTMNHALFGGRDVFKTSSEQASCTMGIWAAYQRQKNVLALDTEGLLGETVNENRQMRMLLKVLAISDIIIYRTRAERLRTDMYKFLGTASKAFTKYFSGALQALDLPGPPQALGPAVIIFHETHNTEVLKEDEDGKKEEDILRERFAKLRLELSAFSSLRYVGVRTSKPPTNYEPLRMVWEKEVRNTAVRSPRLPRVVFEALLALNNKFNGELSPLPFHAFPEQYFTCTTYCKSCDARCQLSMGHLELKEDHRCGSTSCKYQHQHENKVYLCNRCYVNGRQVVVSIKTQKSNDSSWMGLALYAWSGSVIECPHCGEIYRSRQHWYGNKPPEQNAVRTEIVHVWNDGGLQLQGPTHSAQLVLDGVAYITDAMASVGSQPTKLVKSWVTDKIRPAYWRPDSEIIHCKGCISNFERLGLKKHHCRSCGEGFCNHCSKHEMAVPSRGWNYPVRVCNSCWNDGRNGGTVGTEGLAGPGAAVNGMTSNGNHHPHHRHHSPEQTHRNAGNNGIDEANNVLVRRYGEAVINTISNIGAVLEYPKDFIKESARPSYWVPDAEAPNCYICELLFGSPEELNALAALASQPAAPASAVAPHASGTSTPATAASPAKRSESGAADPVARSGGGTLRTSGGGASVPPKAGVAGVPAAQRSAAGSASYRSAIDRRRHHCRACGNAVCAGCSQNRRPVPKRGWLSDVRVCNSCYTAED; this is encoded by the exons ATGATGCAAGCGGAGGACTCCGAGAGCCTTTCGTGGATCAGTGATAAG CCACCGACGACGGATGGAACGCTCGCAGTGCAGCCGCCGGATGTGGTGTCCGGTCCGTTCACATCGCTTACCCTCGACATGACCGACACGGACGACATCGACGATCGGCGATCGCCGGCCATGAACGGAGCGGGCGGACCCACCGATACTGCCGGCACCAAGAAGGAGCGCAGCTTCCTGCTAATGGACGAGCAAGAGCGGATATGCGTGCGCTCGGCCGAACAATTCTGCAAGCGGCTGTCCGTATCGCCCGACGCCAAGCTGAAGGTCGTGTCCATCTTCGGCAACACGGGCGACGGCAAATCGCACACGATGAATCACGCCCTGTTCGGTGGCCGGGACGTGTTTAAAACCTCCTCCGAGCAGGCGTCCTGCACGATGGGCATCTGGGCGGCGTACCAGCGGCAAAAGAACGTCCTCGCGCTCGACACCGAGGGGCTGCTGGGGGAAACGGTGAACGAAAACCGCCAGATGCGCATGCTGCTCAAAGTGCTGGCCATCTCCGACATCATCATCTATCGCACGCGCGCCGAACGGTTGCGCACGGACATGTACAAGTTTCTCGGCACGGCGTCGAAAGCGTTCACGAAGTACTTTTCCGGCGCGCTGCAGGCGCTCGATCTGCCCGGTCCGCCCCAGGCGCTCGGGCCCGCCGTCATCATCTTCCACGAAACGCACAACACGGAGGTGCTGAAGGAGGACGAGGATGGAAAGAAGGAGGAGGACATACTGCGCGAACGGTTCGCCAAGCTGCGGCTCGAGCTGAGCGCGTTCAGTTCGCTGCGGTACGTGGGCGTGCGCACCTCGAAACCGCCGACCAACTACGAACCGCTGCGCATGGTGTGGGAGAAGGAGGTGCGCAACACGGCCGTCCGTTCGCCCCGGTTGCCGCGGGTCGTGTTCGAGGCGCTGCTCGCGCTGAACAACAAGTTCAACGGCGAGCTGAGCCCGCTGCCGTTCCACGCCTTCCCGGAGCAGTACTTTACCTGCACGACGTACTGCAAGTCGTGCGACGCCCGCTGCCAGCTGTCGATGGGCCACCTGGAGCTGAAGGAGGACCACCGGTGCGGCAGCACCAGCTGCAAGTACCAGCATCAGCACGAGAACAAGGTGTACCTGTGCAACCGGTGCTACGTGAACGGGCGCCAGGTGGTGGTCAGTATTAAGACGCAAAAGTCGAACGACTCGTCCTGGATGGGGCTGGCGCTGTACGCGTGGAGCGGCTCCGTCATCGAGTGTCCGCACTGTGGGGAGATCTACCGCTCGCGGCAACACTGGTACGGGAACAAGCCGCCGGAGCAGAACGCAGTACG GACGGAAATTGTGCACGTCTGGAACGATGGCGGGCTGCAGCTGCAGGGCCCGACCCATTCGGCCCAGCTCGTGCTGGACGGGGTAGCTTACATCACCGATGCCATGGCCAGCGTTGGCTCACAGCCGACGAAGCTCGTCAAATCGTGGGTAACGGACAAAATACGGCCCGCGTACTGGCGCCCGGACAGTGAGATTATT CACTGCAAAGGATGCATCAGCAACTTCGAGCGCTTGGGTCTGAAGAAGCATCACTGTCGCAGCTGTGGCGAAGGGTTCTGCAACCATTGCTCCAAGCACGAGATGGCCGTACCGAGCCGCGGCTGGAACTATCCGGTGCGCGTGTGCAACAGCTGCTGGAACGACGGCCGAAACGGTGGCACCGTGGGCACGGAAGGGCTGGCCGGTCCGGGGGCAGCCGTGAATGGAATGACATCGAACGGGAACCACCATCCTCACCACCGCCATCACTCGCCGGAACAAACGCACCGGAATGCAG GCAATAATGGTATCGACGAGGCGAACAACGTGCTGGTGCGGCGCTACGGCGAGGCAGTCATCAACACGATCAGCAACATTGGCGCCGTGCTGGAGTACCCGAAAG ATTTTATCAAGGAATCGGCCCGCCCATCCTACTGGGTGCCGGATGCGGAGGCACCGAACTGCTACATCTGCGAGCTGCTGTTCGGTTCGCCGGAAGAGCTGAACGCGCTGGCAGCACTTGCCAGCCAACCTGCCGCCCCAGCATCAGCAGTAGCGCCCCATGCCTCCGGAACATCGACACCGGCGACAGCAGCGTCGCCTGCCAAGCGGAGCGAGAGCGGTGCCGCCGACCCGGTGGCCCGTTCGGGCGGTGGAACCCTACGCACCTCGGGCGGTGGCGCATCCGTTCCCCCGAAGGCTGGCGTTGCTGGTGTGCCGGCGGCCCAACGTTCGGCTGCCGGCTCAGCATCGTACCGTTCGGCGATCGATCGCCGGAGGCACCACTGCCGGGCGTGTGGGAATGCGGTCTGTGCCGGCTGCTCGCAGAACCGTCGGCCCGTACCGAAACGGGGCTGGCTGAGTGATGTGCGCGTCTGCAACAGCTGCTACACGGCGGAAGATTAG
- the LOC1281077 gene encoding zinc finger FYVE domain-containing protein 1 isoform X4, protein MPPTTDGTLAVQPPDVVSGPFTSLTLDMTDTDDIDDRRSPAMNGAGGPTDTAGTKKERSFLLMDEQERICVRSAEQFCKRLSVSPDAKLKVVSIFGNTGDGKSHTMNHALFGGRDVFKTSSEQASCTMGIWAAYQRQKNVLALDTEGLLGETVNENRQMRMLLKVLAISDIIIYRTRAERLRTDMYKFLGTASKAFTKYFSGALQALDLPGPPQALGPAVIIFHETHNTEVLKEDEDGKKEEDILRERFAKLRLELSAFSSLRYVGVRTSKPPTNYEPLRMVWEKEVRNTAVRSPRLPRVVFEALLALNNKFNGELSPLPFHAFPEQYFTCTTYCKSCDARCQLSMGHLELKEDHRCGSTSCKYQHQHENKVYLCNRCYVNGRQVVVSIKTQKSNDSSWMGLALYAWSGSVIECPHCGEIYRSRQHWYGNKPPEQNAVRTEIVHVWNDGGLQLQGPTHSAQLVLDGVAYITDAMASVGSQPTKLVKSWVTDKIRPAYWRPDSEIIHCKGCISNFERLGLKKHHCRSCGEGFCNHCSKHEMAVPSRGWNYPVRVCNSCWNDGRNGGTVGTEGLAGPGAAVNGMTSNGNHHPHHRHHSPEQTHRNAGNNGIDEANNVLVRRYGEAVINTISNIGAVLEYPKDFIKESARPSYWVPDAEAPNCYICELLFGSPEELNALAALASQPAAPASAVAPHASGTSTPATAASPAKRSESGAADPVARSGGGTLRTSGGGASVPPKAGVAGVPAAQRSAAGSASYRSAIDRRRHHCRACGNAVCAGCSQNRRPVPKRGWLSDVRVCNSCYTAED, encoded by the exons ATG CCACCGACGACGGATGGAACGCTCGCAGTGCAGCCGCCGGATGTGGTGTCCGGTCCGTTCACATCGCTTACCCTCGACATGACCGACACGGACGACATCGACGATCGGCGATCGCCGGCCATGAACGGAGCGGGCGGACCCACCGATACTGCCGGCACCAAGAAGGAGCGCAGCTTCCTGCTAATGGACGAGCAAGAGCGGATATGCGTGCGCTCGGCCGAACAATTCTGCAAGCGGCTGTCCGTATCGCCCGACGCCAAGCTGAAGGTCGTGTCCATCTTCGGCAACACGGGCGACGGCAAATCGCACACGATGAATCACGCCCTGTTCGGTGGCCGGGACGTGTTTAAAACCTCCTCCGAGCAGGCGTCCTGCACGATGGGCATCTGGGCGGCGTACCAGCGGCAAAAGAACGTCCTCGCGCTCGACACCGAGGGGCTGCTGGGGGAAACGGTGAACGAAAACCGCCAGATGCGCATGCTGCTCAAAGTGCTGGCCATCTCCGACATCATCATCTATCGCACGCGCGCCGAACGGTTGCGCACGGACATGTACAAGTTTCTCGGCACGGCGTCGAAAGCGTTCACGAAGTACTTTTCCGGCGCGCTGCAGGCGCTCGATCTGCCCGGTCCGCCCCAGGCGCTCGGGCCCGCCGTCATCATCTTCCACGAAACGCACAACACGGAGGTGCTGAAGGAGGACGAGGATGGAAAGAAGGAGGAGGACATACTGCGCGAACGGTTCGCCAAGCTGCGGCTCGAGCTGAGCGCGTTCAGTTCGCTGCGGTACGTGGGCGTGCGCACCTCGAAACCGCCGACCAACTACGAACCGCTGCGCATGGTGTGGGAGAAGGAGGTGCGCAACACGGCCGTCCGTTCGCCCCGGTTGCCGCGGGTCGTGTTCGAGGCGCTGCTCGCGCTGAACAACAAGTTCAACGGCGAGCTGAGCCCGCTGCCGTTCCACGCCTTCCCGGAGCAGTACTTTACCTGCACGACGTACTGCAAGTCGTGCGACGCCCGCTGCCAGCTGTCGATGGGCCACCTGGAGCTGAAGGAGGACCACCGGTGCGGCAGCACCAGCTGCAAGTACCAGCATCAGCACGAGAACAAGGTGTACCTGTGCAACCGGTGCTACGTGAACGGGCGCCAGGTGGTGGTCAGTATTAAGACGCAAAAGTCGAACGACTCGTCCTGGATGGGGCTGGCGCTGTACGCGTGGAGCGGCTCCGTCATCGAGTGTCCGCACTGTGGGGAGATCTACCGCTCGCGGCAACACTGGTACGGGAACAAGCCGCCGGAGCAGAACGCAGTACG GACGGAAATTGTGCACGTCTGGAACGATGGCGGGCTGCAGCTGCAGGGCCCGACCCATTCGGCCCAGCTCGTGCTGGACGGGGTAGCTTACATCACCGATGCCATGGCCAGCGTTGGCTCACAGCCGACGAAGCTCGTCAAATCGTGGGTAACGGACAAAATACGGCCCGCGTACTGGCGCCCGGACAGTGAGATTATT CACTGCAAAGGATGCATCAGCAACTTCGAGCGCTTGGGTCTGAAGAAGCATCACTGTCGCAGCTGTGGCGAAGGGTTCTGCAACCATTGCTCCAAGCACGAGATGGCCGTACCGAGCCGCGGCTGGAACTATCCGGTGCGCGTGTGCAACAGCTGCTGGAACGACGGCCGAAACGGTGGCACCGTGGGCACGGAAGGGCTGGCCGGTCCGGGGGCAGCCGTGAATGGAATGACATCGAACGGGAACCACCATCCTCACCACCGCCATCACTCGCCGGAACAAACGCACCGGAATGCAG GCAATAATGGTATCGACGAGGCGAACAACGTGCTGGTGCGGCGCTACGGCGAGGCAGTCATCAACACGATCAGCAACATTGGCGCCGTGCTGGAGTACCCGAAAG ATTTTATCAAGGAATCGGCCCGCCCATCCTACTGGGTGCCGGATGCGGAGGCACCGAACTGCTACATCTGCGAGCTGCTGTTCGGTTCGCCGGAAGAGCTGAACGCGCTGGCAGCACTTGCCAGCCAACCTGCCGCCCCAGCATCAGCAGTAGCGCCCCATGCCTCCGGAACATCGACACCGGCGACAGCAGCGTCGCCTGCCAAGCGGAGCGAGAGCGGTGCCGCCGACCCGGTGGCCCGTTCGGGCGGTGGAACCCTACGCACCTCGGGCGGTGGCGCATCCGTTCCCCCGAAGGCTGGCGTTGCTGGTGTGCCGGCGGCCCAACGTTCGGCTGCCGGCTCAGCATCGTACCGTTCGGCGATCGATCGCCGGAGGCACCACTGCCGGGCGTGTGGGAATGCGGTCTGTGCCGGCTGCTCGCAGAACCGTCGGCCCGTACCGAAACGGGGCTGGCTGAGTGATGTGCGCGTCTGCAACAGCTGCTACACGGCGGAAGATTAG
- the LOC1281077 gene encoding zinc finger FYVE domain-containing protein 1 isoform X2 has translation MPPTTDGTLAVQPPDVVSGPFTSLTLDMTDTDDIDDRRSPAMNGAGGPTDTAGTKKERSFLLMDEQERICVRSAEQFCKRLSVSPDAKLKVVSIFGNTGDGKSHTMNHALFGGRDVFKTSSEQASCTMGIWAAYQRQKNVLALDTEGLLGETVNENRQMRMLLKVLAISDIIIYRTRAERLRTDMYKFLGTASKAFTKYFSGALQALDLPGPPQALGPAVIIFHETHNTEVLKEDEDGKKEEDILRERFAKLRLELSAFSSLRYVGVRTSKPPTNYEPLRMVWEKEVRNTAVRSPRLPRVVFEALLALNNKFNGELSPLPFHAFPEQYFTCTTYCKSCDARCQLSMGHLELKEDHRCGSTSCKYQHQHENKVYLCNRCYVNGRQVVVSIKTQKSNDSSWMGLALYAWSGSVIECPHCGEIYRSRQHWYGNKPPEQNAVRTEIVHVWNDGGLQLQGPTHSAQLVLDGVAYITDAMASVGSQPTKLVKSWVTDKIRPAYWRPDSEIIHCKGCISNFERLGLKKHHCRSCGEGFCNHCSKHEMAVPSRGWNYPVRVCNSCWNDGRNGGTVGTEGLAGPGAAVNGMTSNGNHHPHHRHHSPEQTHRNAEREEVADQALTDEADLLVPSSSAGNNGIDEANNVLVRRYGEAVINTISNIGAVLEYPKDFIKESARPSYWVPDAEAPNCYICELLFGSPEELNALAALASQPAAPASAVAPHASGTSTPATAASPAKRSESGAADPVARSGGGTLRTSGGGASVPPKAGVAGVPAAQRSAAGSASYRSAIDRRRHHCRACGNAVCAGCSQNRRPVPKRGWLSDVRVCNSCYTAED, from the exons ATG CCACCGACGACGGATGGAACGCTCGCAGTGCAGCCGCCGGATGTGGTGTCCGGTCCGTTCACATCGCTTACCCTCGACATGACCGACACGGACGACATCGACGATCGGCGATCGCCGGCCATGAACGGAGCGGGCGGACCCACCGATACTGCCGGCACCAAGAAGGAGCGCAGCTTCCTGCTAATGGACGAGCAAGAGCGGATATGCGTGCGCTCGGCCGAACAATTCTGCAAGCGGCTGTCCGTATCGCCCGACGCCAAGCTGAAGGTCGTGTCCATCTTCGGCAACACGGGCGACGGCAAATCGCACACGATGAATCACGCCCTGTTCGGTGGCCGGGACGTGTTTAAAACCTCCTCCGAGCAGGCGTCCTGCACGATGGGCATCTGGGCGGCGTACCAGCGGCAAAAGAACGTCCTCGCGCTCGACACCGAGGGGCTGCTGGGGGAAACGGTGAACGAAAACCGCCAGATGCGCATGCTGCTCAAAGTGCTGGCCATCTCCGACATCATCATCTATCGCACGCGCGCCGAACGGTTGCGCACGGACATGTACAAGTTTCTCGGCACGGCGTCGAAAGCGTTCACGAAGTACTTTTCCGGCGCGCTGCAGGCGCTCGATCTGCCCGGTCCGCCCCAGGCGCTCGGGCCCGCCGTCATCATCTTCCACGAAACGCACAACACGGAGGTGCTGAAGGAGGACGAGGATGGAAAGAAGGAGGAGGACATACTGCGCGAACGGTTCGCCAAGCTGCGGCTCGAGCTGAGCGCGTTCAGTTCGCTGCGGTACGTGGGCGTGCGCACCTCGAAACCGCCGACCAACTACGAACCGCTGCGCATGGTGTGGGAGAAGGAGGTGCGCAACACGGCCGTCCGTTCGCCCCGGTTGCCGCGGGTCGTGTTCGAGGCGCTGCTCGCGCTGAACAACAAGTTCAACGGCGAGCTGAGCCCGCTGCCGTTCCACGCCTTCCCGGAGCAGTACTTTACCTGCACGACGTACTGCAAGTCGTGCGACGCCCGCTGCCAGCTGTCGATGGGCCACCTGGAGCTGAAGGAGGACCACCGGTGCGGCAGCACCAGCTGCAAGTACCAGCATCAGCACGAGAACAAGGTGTACCTGTGCAACCGGTGCTACGTGAACGGGCGCCAGGTGGTGGTCAGTATTAAGACGCAAAAGTCGAACGACTCGTCCTGGATGGGGCTGGCGCTGTACGCGTGGAGCGGCTCCGTCATCGAGTGTCCGCACTGTGGGGAGATCTACCGCTCGCGGCAACACTGGTACGGGAACAAGCCGCCGGAGCAGAACGCAGTACG GACGGAAATTGTGCACGTCTGGAACGATGGCGGGCTGCAGCTGCAGGGCCCGACCCATTCGGCCCAGCTCGTGCTGGACGGGGTAGCTTACATCACCGATGCCATGGCCAGCGTTGGCTCACAGCCGACGAAGCTCGTCAAATCGTGGGTAACGGACAAAATACGGCCCGCGTACTGGCGCCCGGACAGTGAGATTATT CACTGCAAAGGATGCATCAGCAACTTCGAGCGCTTGGGTCTGAAGAAGCATCACTGTCGCAGCTGTGGCGAAGGGTTCTGCAACCATTGCTCCAAGCACGAGATGGCCGTACCGAGCCGCGGCTGGAACTATCCGGTGCGCGTGTGCAACAGCTGCTGGAACGACGGCCGAAACGGTGGCACCGTGGGCACGGAAGGGCTGGCCGGTCCGGGGGCAGCCGTGAATGGAATGACATCGAACGGGAACCACCATCCTCACCACCGCCATCACTCGCCGGAACAAACGCACCGGAATGCAG AGCGGGAAGAAGTTGCTGACCAAGCGCTTACTGATGAGGCTGACCTCCTCGTGCCGTCTTCTTCTGCAGGCAATAATGGTATCGACGAGGCGAACAACGTGCTGGTGCGGCGCTACGGCGAGGCAGTCATCAACACGATCAGCAACATTGGCGCCGTGCTGGAGTACCCGAAAG ATTTTATCAAGGAATCGGCCCGCCCATCCTACTGGGTGCCGGATGCGGAGGCACCGAACTGCTACATCTGCGAGCTGCTGTTCGGTTCGCCGGAAGAGCTGAACGCGCTGGCAGCACTTGCCAGCCAACCTGCCGCCCCAGCATCAGCAGTAGCGCCCCATGCCTCCGGAACATCGACACCGGCGACAGCAGCGTCGCCTGCCAAGCGGAGCGAGAGCGGTGCCGCCGACCCGGTGGCCCGTTCGGGCGGTGGAACCCTACGCACCTCGGGCGGTGGCGCATCCGTTCCCCCGAAGGCTGGCGTTGCTGGTGTGCCGGCGGCCCAACGTTCGGCTGCCGGCTCAGCATCGTACCGTTCGGCGATCGATCGCCGGAGGCACCACTGCCGGGCGTGTGGGAATGCGGTCTGTGCCGGCTGCTCGCAGAACCGTCGGCCCGTACCGAAACGGGGCTGGCTGAGTGATGTGCGCGTCTGCAACAGCTGCTACACGGCGGAAGATTAG
- the LOC1281077 gene encoding zinc finger FYVE domain-containing protein 1 isoform X1, with protein sequence MMQAEDSESLSWISDKPPTTDGTLAVQPPDVVSGPFTSLTLDMTDTDDIDDRRSPAMNGAGGPTDTAGTKKERSFLLMDEQERICVRSAEQFCKRLSVSPDAKLKVVSIFGNTGDGKSHTMNHALFGGRDVFKTSSEQASCTMGIWAAYQRQKNVLALDTEGLLGETVNENRQMRMLLKVLAISDIIIYRTRAERLRTDMYKFLGTASKAFTKYFSGALQALDLPGPPQALGPAVIIFHETHNTEVLKEDEDGKKEEDILRERFAKLRLELSAFSSLRYVGVRTSKPPTNYEPLRMVWEKEVRNTAVRSPRLPRVVFEALLALNNKFNGELSPLPFHAFPEQYFTCTTYCKSCDARCQLSMGHLELKEDHRCGSTSCKYQHQHENKVYLCNRCYVNGRQVVVSIKTQKSNDSSWMGLALYAWSGSVIECPHCGEIYRSRQHWYGNKPPEQNAVRTEIVHVWNDGGLQLQGPTHSAQLVLDGVAYITDAMASVGSQPTKLVKSWVTDKIRPAYWRPDSEIIHCKGCISNFERLGLKKHHCRSCGEGFCNHCSKHEMAVPSRGWNYPVRVCNSCWNDGRNGGTVGTEGLAGPGAAVNGMTSNGNHHPHHRHHSPEQTHRNAEREEVADQALTDEADLLVPSSSAGNNGIDEANNVLVRRYGEAVINTISNIGAVLEYPKDFIKESARPSYWVPDAEAPNCYICELLFGSPEELNALAALASQPAAPASAVAPHASGTSTPATAASPAKRSESGAADPVARSGGGTLRTSGGGASVPPKAGVAGVPAAQRSAAGSASYRSAIDRRRHHCRACGNAVCAGCSQNRRPVPKRGWLSDVRVCNSCYTAED encoded by the exons ATGATGCAAGCGGAGGACTCCGAGAGCCTTTCGTGGATCAGTGATAAG CCACCGACGACGGATGGAACGCTCGCAGTGCAGCCGCCGGATGTGGTGTCCGGTCCGTTCACATCGCTTACCCTCGACATGACCGACACGGACGACATCGACGATCGGCGATCGCCGGCCATGAACGGAGCGGGCGGACCCACCGATACTGCCGGCACCAAGAAGGAGCGCAGCTTCCTGCTAATGGACGAGCAAGAGCGGATATGCGTGCGCTCGGCCGAACAATTCTGCAAGCGGCTGTCCGTATCGCCCGACGCCAAGCTGAAGGTCGTGTCCATCTTCGGCAACACGGGCGACGGCAAATCGCACACGATGAATCACGCCCTGTTCGGTGGCCGGGACGTGTTTAAAACCTCCTCCGAGCAGGCGTCCTGCACGATGGGCATCTGGGCGGCGTACCAGCGGCAAAAGAACGTCCTCGCGCTCGACACCGAGGGGCTGCTGGGGGAAACGGTGAACGAAAACCGCCAGATGCGCATGCTGCTCAAAGTGCTGGCCATCTCCGACATCATCATCTATCGCACGCGCGCCGAACGGTTGCGCACGGACATGTACAAGTTTCTCGGCACGGCGTCGAAAGCGTTCACGAAGTACTTTTCCGGCGCGCTGCAGGCGCTCGATCTGCCCGGTCCGCCCCAGGCGCTCGGGCCCGCCGTCATCATCTTCCACGAAACGCACAACACGGAGGTGCTGAAGGAGGACGAGGATGGAAAGAAGGAGGAGGACATACTGCGCGAACGGTTCGCCAAGCTGCGGCTCGAGCTGAGCGCGTTCAGTTCGCTGCGGTACGTGGGCGTGCGCACCTCGAAACCGCCGACCAACTACGAACCGCTGCGCATGGTGTGGGAGAAGGAGGTGCGCAACACGGCCGTCCGTTCGCCCCGGTTGCCGCGGGTCGTGTTCGAGGCGCTGCTCGCGCTGAACAACAAGTTCAACGGCGAGCTGAGCCCGCTGCCGTTCCACGCCTTCCCGGAGCAGTACTTTACCTGCACGACGTACTGCAAGTCGTGCGACGCCCGCTGCCAGCTGTCGATGGGCCACCTGGAGCTGAAGGAGGACCACCGGTGCGGCAGCACCAGCTGCAAGTACCAGCATCAGCACGAGAACAAGGTGTACCTGTGCAACCGGTGCTACGTGAACGGGCGCCAGGTGGTGGTCAGTATTAAGACGCAAAAGTCGAACGACTCGTCCTGGATGGGGCTGGCGCTGTACGCGTGGAGCGGCTCCGTCATCGAGTGTCCGCACTGTGGGGAGATCTACCGCTCGCGGCAACACTGGTACGGGAACAAGCCGCCGGAGCAGAACGCAGTACG GACGGAAATTGTGCACGTCTGGAACGATGGCGGGCTGCAGCTGCAGGGCCCGACCCATTCGGCCCAGCTCGTGCTGGACGGGGTAGCTTACATCACCGATGCCATGGCCAGCGTTGGCTCACAGCCGACGAAGCTCGTCAAATCGTGGGTAACGGACAAAATACGGCCCGCGTACTGGCGCCCGGACAGTGAGATTATT CACTGCAAAGGATGCATCAGCAACTTCGAGCGCTTGGGTCTGAAGAAGCATCACTGTCGCAGCTGTGGCGAAGGGTTCTGCAACCATTGCTCCAAGCACGAGATGGCCGTACCGAGCCGCGGCTGGAACTATCCGGTGCGCGTGTGCAACAGCTGCTGGAACGACGGCCGAAACGGTGGCACCGTGGGCACGGAAGGGCTGGCCGGTCCGGGGGCAGCCGTGAATGGAATGACATCGAACGGGAACCACCATCCTCACCACCGCCATCACTCGCCGGAACAAACGCACCGGAATGCAG AGCGGGAAGAAGTTGCTGACCAAGCGCTTACTGATGAGGCTGACCTCCTCGTGCCGTCTTCTTCTGCAGGCAATAATGGTATCGACGAGGCGAACAACGTGCTGGTGCGGCGCTACGGCGAGGCAGTCATCAACACGATCAGCAACATTGGCGCCGTGCTGGAGTACCCGAAAG ATTTTATCAAGGAATCGGCCCGCCCATCCTACTGGGTGCCGGATGCGGAGGCACCGAACTGCTACATCTGCGAGCTGCTGTTCGGTTCGCCGGAAGAGCTGAACGCGCTGGCAGCACTTGCCAGCCAACCTGCCGCCCCAGCATCAGCAGTAGCGCCCCATGCCTCCGGAACATCGACACCGGCGACAGCAGCGTCGCCTGCCAAGCGGAGCGAGAGCGGTGCCGCCGACCCGGTGGCCCGTTCGGGCGGTGGAACCCTACGCACCTCGGGCGGTGGCGCATCCGTTCCCCCGAAGGCTGGCGTTGCTGGTGTGCCGGCGGCCCAACGTTCGGCTGCCGGCTCAGCATCGTACCGTTCGGCGATCGATCGCCGGAGGCACCACTGCCGGGCGTGTGGGAATGCGGTCTGTGCCGGCTGCTCGCAGAACCGTCGGCCCGTACCGAAACGGGGCTGGCTGAGTGATGTGCGCGTCTGCAACAGCTGCTACACGGCGGAAGATTAG